A genome region from Scleropages formosus chromosome 6, fSclFor1.1, whole genome shotgun sequence includes the following:
- the c21h18orf32 gene encoding UPF0729 protein C18orf32 homolog, translated as MVCIPCIVIPVLLWVYKRFLEPIIYPFISPVISRFWPKKAVEGKDKDRGGSKSNEKTNGTCKTNCCSDVKASTANGQTAVSDKKTD; from the exons ATGGTTTGCATTCCCTGCATCGTCATTCCCGTCCTTCTCTGGGTTTACAAGAGATTCCTTGAAcccattatttatccattcatctCTCCAGTCATTAGCCGGTTCTGGCCAAAGAAAGCTGTAGAAGGAAAAGACAAGGACAGGGGTGGTtcaaaaagtaatgaaaagacCAATGGAACGTGCAAG acCAATTGTTGCAGTGATGTCAAAGCTTCTACTGCCAATGGACAAACTGCAGTTTCAGATAAAAAGACTGATTAG